The following are from one region of the Sphingomonas oryzagri genome:
- a CDS encoding ArsC family reductase has protein sequence MSVTIYGIKNCDTMKKARTWLDDHGVAYDFHDYKASGIGRPELDTWVAEHGWETVLNRAGTTFRKLPDADREGIDAEKAIELMLAQPSMIKRPVLDLGGHTLVGFKPERYEAAFA, from the coding sequence GTGAGCGTCACCATCTACGGCATCAAGAATTGCGACACGATGAAGAAGGCGCGGACGTGGCTGGACGATCATGGCGTCGCCTATGATTTCCACGACTACAAGGCCTCCGGCATCGGCCGGCCGGAACTCGACACGTGGGTGGCCGAGCATGGCTGGGAGACGGTGCTCAACCGCGCCGGCACCACCTTCCGCAAGCTGCCGGACGCCGACCGCGAGGGGATCGACGCCGAAAAGGCGATCGAGCTGATGCTGGCCCAGCCCTCGATGATCAAGCGGCCGGTGCTCGATCTCGGCGGGCATACGCTGGTCGGCTTCAAGCCGGAACGCTACGAGGCGGCCTTCGCCTGA
- a CDS encoding cobalamin-binding protein: protein MTERPRIVSLLPSATEIACAIGFGDAIVGRSHECDWPPAVSALPPVTATKLEKGLVSIEIERRVQQIVASGLSVYEVNAPLLRALRPDVVLTQTHCAVCAVTPSDLDEALSDWTGTAPDLVSLAPDDMGDVWGDFARVGKALGAEAQAEAVVADLKARIAAVSARVAGLAKPRVAAIEWLDPLMVAGNWVPELVAAAGGENLLAVPGQHSPWLEWDDMIAADPDLIVLMPCGFRIPQTLAELPTLATDPRWQGLRAVREGRVYAIDGQYFFNRPGPRLVESTEMLAEIFHPGVDFGHEGTGWVRVKQESFA from the coding sequence ATGACCGAACGGCCCCGCATCGTCTCGCTCCTGCCCAGCGCCACCGAGATCGCCTGCGCGATCGGCTTCGGGGACGCGATCGTCGGGCGCAGCCACGAATGTGACTGGCCGCCGGCCGTCTCCGCGCTGCCGCCGGTCACCGCGACCAAGCTGGAGAAGGGCCTCGTCTCGATCGAGATCGAGCGGCGCGTGCAGCAGATCGTCGCGTCCGGCCTGTCGGTCTACGAGGTCAATGCGCCGCTGCTTCGCGCGCTCCGGCCAGACGTGGTGCTGACCCAGACGCACTGCGCGGTCTGCGCGGTCACCCCGTCCGATCTCGACGAGGCGCTGTCCGACTGGACCGGCACCGCGCCCGATCTCGTCAGCCTCGCGCCGGATGACATGGGCGACGTGTGGGGCGATTTCGCGCGGGTCGGCAAGGCGCTGGGAGCGGAAGCGCAGGCGGAGGCGGTGGTCGCCGATCTCAAGGCGCGGATCGCGGCGGTGTCGGCGCGCGTCGCCGGTCTCGCCAAGCCGCGTGTGGCGGCGATCGAGTGGCTCGATCCGCTGATGGTCGCCGGCAACTGGGTGCCCGAGCTAGTCGCGGCCGCCGGTGGTGAGAATCTGCTCGCGGTGCCGGGGCAACATTCGCCGTGGCTGGAGTGGGACGACATGATCGCCGCCGATCCGGACCTGATCGTGCTGATGCCCTGCGGCTTCCGCATCCCGCAGACGCTCGCCGAACTGCCCACGCTCGCCACCGATCCGCGTTGGCAGGGGCTGCGCGCGGTGCGCGAGGGGCGGGTCTATGCCATCGACGGGCAATATTTCTTCAACCGGCCCGGCCCCCGCCTCGTCGAATCGACCGAGATGCTGGCCGAAATCTTCCATCCCGGCGTCGATTTCGGGCACGAGGGCACCGGCTGGGTCCGGGTGAAACAGGAGAGCTTCGCGTGA